AACAGGATTAGTTAAAGCGGTTCTACCAGCCGATCTGTCCAACTTCCAGGGAGTTCCCCAGGTAATGTTGGACACAAGTCTGTCCCCATGTCGGGAGATTATTAACTCTATTAACTCCTTAACTGAAGGGAAATGTACTTTTAAGTTAATGTGACTTCCATTAATGAGCAGCTAAAACTAGTACAGTTGATTCTGAATGGAGCAGAAGCATTAAGTAAATACTGTTCTGGGCAAATGGACTCAGTTACGTTTCACTGCTGCATAAAACTCACTGATTTTAAGGTAAATCGAGTTCAGATTGAGCAGTTTGTGAGTAGAAAGGAGGTTATAAAGTGTGGCTATGAGGCTGCACAGGCTTGATTTAAATTAAAGTGTTTAATTAGTGAGTATTTATCTGCATATTCTGATCAGATGGATTAAAAACCTTCAGTGCCAATAGAGAAACTACAGTAAAAGAGTGTTCACAGGTGACTGGTTTCTATCACTCAGCCTTCACTGTTTATTTTGGAGTTCCACCTTTTTACAGAGAGggtttaaagttttatttttggagCCATGAGTTTATTAATGAATGACTGAGTGCTGTGAGTCTGCCACTGACTGTCTGACAGACAGGGGAGGCCTGAGGTCTTATCATCCTGAGCAAATCAATGCATCAGTGACTCACGCTGACGCCCTTTCTGTAGCCACTTAGagcgccgtgtgtgtgtgtgtgtgtgtgtgtgtgtgtgtgtgtgtgtgtttctcacttAAAGTCTAATCAGCAACTGTTCATATAACAAACTACACTTCTGATTATTTGGCTGTAATATTACACGTTtccattcatacattcattgtatgtatttgatttaataatttatcTAAATTATTAGATAGATTTATAGATTTCTGAGGCCGATATTAGTAGTTGAGATTAAAAGTGTATCagttgatttttgttttcatcaataCATAACATTTTTGATAGTGATCCTTTACATTTAATGATTAAAACACAGCGTCCAAGATGTTTCCAGAAAactgtcagtgctctctggggGACAAACTATTTTAACAGTGACTCTTAAAATATCTTAAGCGTTTCAATTAGCCAAGAAGCTCTGAGCCTGCTGGACCATTTTCacaattgattaatcatttcatgaAGTCATCACTGAATTGTCTGGTCCAGACTTCCCAAATCAAATATGgatatttgctggttttcttatTCTTCAGTGGCGTTAAGTTAAATATCTTTagagttttggactgttggtaaaacaaaaaaagacattttgaagaCGTTAATTTGAGATTTGTAAAACAGTGATGGACATTTCTTACTATTAAACAACACATCAAGAAGATAATTACCAGATTAAACCATAATGAAAATACTCATTAGTTGATCACCATATGTGCTTTATATTACATTTGCAGCACATTTGCTCCTCAGGTGCATTAAGTTATTTATTCTgattcattttactttattattaatgatattattattcttattgtttgccaatgtgtttatttcacattatttaagtaatgttttttatttttctgttttgtcgTGCACCACTGGAGGTGTTTGCATATCTTGGTTCTTGAAATTGCACAGTTGATGGAGCATCTGTCAATAAAAcaagtctttaaaaaaaagactatgatcgttagttgcagcctaAAATGTCAAGACGAGCTCCATTTAGACATTCAACAAAGGGAGACAGCTGTTtcataaataaaggaatatcttatcttatcttaagttGAAATAAACGCCTCGTCTCTCCCCTCAGCAGTCTCCTGTTGTGCAGTTAAATGTCGGGGGTCACATGTTCACCACGTCTTTGAGCTCGCTCCGGAAACACCCGGAGTCCAAGCTGGCCGAGCTGTTCAGCAGTCTGCCCAAACTACGCACCGACGCTCAGGGACGCCACTTCATCGACCGCGATGGGTCGCACTTCGGAGCCATCCTGGAGTTCCTGAGATCAGACAGGCTGCCCACAGAGAACATCCCAGAGGTAGTAATCAACCTCATAGAGCCGAGAAATCACAAAGGAGCTCTCACTCCTAGTTTACTGGTGTATAAGGATGGATGTGTTTCTGCAGGTCTACAGGGAGGCGCTGCACTACAACATCAAACCGCTGGTCAAACGTTTGGAGGAAACTCCTCAGCTGTTTGGAGAGCTGGTGGGAAGGCAGCAGTTTCTCTCCAGAGTCCCACACTACAAAGAAAACATCGAGGTCAGCTGTCTTCAGTGCTTTGGTGCTCAGCTCCCATCAAGTGTCTCTGCTCTCGTTAACAGGAGCCACGGTGTCCAGCACCACGACatctttgtccttttttgtgCTGATGTAGTTTGGGTTTCCACCAGTGGCACTCTGATTTGTACTGAGAGGACAAAGAAGCTCTTCTGTTGATTCCCTTTAAATCTTATAAACATAGATGGATTGCTTTTTTCAGGAGAAGTGTAAAAGGAGAACTCCAGCttcagtggctgtaatgtaattcttTTGGGTAACTAACTTCATCCGATCAATGTACGTCCACTAaaggtgtttgttttctcactgacaggctcagactgtcattcaaagtgtctgacaacattatagggaaaggattcctacagagaGAGCTGTTAAATCACCTCCAgcctccattgacaaaaacattgacattgtaatttcactttgtctttgtcagaaGAActatctgagcctgtcagtggcagaaaCAGCCACTTTTAGTGAACCTACTTTGATCTGTTGGGTGCCTCGATTTCAGAAATGCTTGTACCTACCAGCCAaaaaaatagagcccaggtttaaaaacagtgaagttCTCCTAAAAAGACActttaaatatcaaatttacagaaaaaaatgaggattaaagacaaaatgtaatcataaaaaaaacaaaatcctatGATAAAATTATCCACACAGCTTCACAGCGTCTGAAAAGTGGGAGAATAGACTAAACTCGCTTTGGAGACATTTTTCTTCAGTCCACATAGATCATTTGTCCTCCAGGTGCTGATTCGTATTGCTAGAGCCGAGGCCATCGCCGCCCGCCACTCCACCATCATGATCTGTGTACTGCGGACGGAGGAGGATTTGAGTTTCTATGACAGCGCCATCAACAGCCTGGAGGCGGTTAAGGAGTCGGTGGTGACGTTCGGACCCTGGAAGGCCGTCCCGCTGGTGAAAGACCTGCTGGACTGTGTGAAGATGGACATCGAGAGTCAGGGCTACAGGGTGAGCATCCAGCCCCACATCATGGAGAAGAGCTTCCTGTCCAGGAGCTACGACTTCTTCTACAAACTCACCTTCAGCTGGTGGTGATGAGAAGGACAAACTGTACATGCTGTTTCTAAAGAATGGCACATAGAAGTTTGAtaaattgcatttaaaaaaaaaaaaaaaaaagaggggaggcTTGATTATGAACATTTTAGACACAAGGGGTCAGTACAGCATCCTTTGTACAATGAATTTCAAAGGCATCACAGGTTAAGTTAACGTGATCCAAAAGGGTTCACTGAAGTATTTATATATTCTTACTTTCTTACAGCAAAGCCGTTTATCCTGTTATTCATTTTAAGGTGCTtataaatacacatattgtTTTATATCCTGTGAAAGCTGCTGCTACTTTTTAATAACTAACCACCTAGTTACACTTTTCTTCCATCACAAAAGTTACAAATATGTAGTTTATGTGCAGGTGAGAATGGACATGTTAACAACATGTCGCCTGGACAATATTATGATCAGCAGCGCTGCAACAAAGGAAGCTTATATGAAGGGGATcatgctgatgatgtgttgaCTTCAAGCCTACAGGCATCTTTAAGGCTAAAGTTTGGTGTGTGAGATTAGATGACATTGTGCAGgtgttcatacacacacacagttctatATTATGTAATGTACCAGAGGAAAGTCAGCGTAGGAAAATGTTGCATTGTATTGGCGACATTGGGCGATCCATGACCCAgattaaaggaaacaaaaggtGCTTGAGCTAAAGAGGCATAAAACGGCGCTGTGACCTCAGTGTTCACTGCAGAGCAGGGCAGGGTGTCAGCAGACGTACTTTAATGTTGGAGAGCTTCCTGTGTGATCAGCTCCACCACTCTGGTCTAGACAGAAACATTTCTCACCAACTAGACTGTGATGATGTTATGTCCAGACtttcatgctccccagaggatgaatccttcTGACTTGTGACGATCACCTTGAGTTTGACTCttctcagctgtgctttgtttaATCCTGCTTTAAACTAAGATGTTTAAAaaatcagcatgctaacatgatcATTGTGAGCACGGCCGTTGACTTCTTTGTACTTGGTCCATCTGgaaatctgtgtttttcattcCAACAGAGCTGTGTggtgaaatacaataaaacgaCATGAAGAACATGGTTAGAAAGATGTTATTGCCCCAAAACAAACAGGCCGAAATCAGGCCCTCTCTTCCTTCTTTCACAGAAATGACACGTGTGGACACATGTTTGGCCACATGCAAACTTCCCCTTAAAGCCACCAAATAGAGAAGAATTGCACACTTGTATTTCACACCTTGGATAGATTGTAAAAAAAGTGACACTTCTAGGTGACAATAAACAGGTGGATAGTTTCCATTTCTCTCAGCATCCTCAGCAGGCTCTGAGTTTTCATGAATGTCTTTCACTTTCTGTATCAGCAGTAGTAGCACTAGTGGGTCTTACAATTatgctgttttgaaatgtttttggcaTCTTTATGTCATGTAACACcagatgaaaggagagagatggggaatGATGCCATAGCTGACAGTCCACTGATTAGAGCATCGAGTTTTAcccattttatacatttatctaAACTGCAAATAACAAGCTTCCTCTTCCGCCAGCAGAATCAAATTACTTCAATTTGTTTGCAGTTCCAACTATCTAAATAGTTTTATAGAAATTAGTGTCAGTATCTTGGGTTGGTGGTTGTGGAATTTCTTTTAGAGCAGAGTAGAAGACAAACTTTACACATCACAAGGAATCAttagatgaataaaaatgtcataCTTTCCTTTCAAAGGACAAAAATAATAGACAAATAATCTGCATTTCCTTTTCAAATATGAATTTAAGTTGGCAGCTTTTGTAATACTATGTAAAACAATGCAGAAGCAGAGCGTTGCTATTCAGTTGTGCTGGATGTAACAGTGGTTTGACAATATAATCTTagctcaaggtccacttacttgCTTATTTCAGAGCTTTCACCTGCATTTAATGACGATAACCGTCTGCCTTTACTGCCACGAGATGCCGTTGAAAGCTCTGGAGAAAGTTGGTAAGTTGAGCTTCAATTATTTTACCAAACTACTGTTTCCAAGGACGAGAAGGAAGTTTCACGCATGAAGTTCCAATGGTGTATTGATGATTAGATAATCTACTATTGAATGTAATATTTGTCAGTTGAACAGCAGGTTTAAtgctgcatcagtgtgtgtgtgtgtgtgtgtaagtccTCCACTGAGCGACACACGCTGTATGCTGTACTCCAGCAGAACGCACTTGGTCATGTCTAATTGCATAATAATGAATTTTAATATGATGTTTGATAATAACAGAACAGATGTAAGCTGATGTATGCGCCCTGTTCAGTTCAGGGTAAGACAGGAAATGCAGAAGTGTTGAGAAAAGAAAGAGCGGCAGctgcacagagacaaacagagctgCTTCAGAGGTGGAAACATGACGGGGACCAAAAGCCTGATGAGAGTTCTGCTGCTAACCAGTCTGCTTCTAACAGGTACGCTTTATTTTATCAGGATTAGAGTAAGAGTGCTAATATAATCATATAAGAATATTCCATTACACCTAAATGTCCGGCATTCAGGGTTTACTACTAGAGGCACATTAATATAATCaggtaaatgtatttaaattattaaaagttaaagtgCTGATCCTGCAGAAAAATGACCCCTGTGACTGCGACTGTATATCTAATATATTATACAACGTTATTAGAGTAACACTGATGCATTACTGTGTTCTGTAAGCAGTATTTAACTGTTGTAGCTATCTGaggtgggaaaaaaatggaagcaaacttttgttttctaattttAACGGAATCTGTTCTTATCTAGAAATAACAGAGCTTGCTTTTTTGAgatagaatatttatttatttcctttattaggtgaaatttaaaaacatttgacagTTTTAGGTAAAATTATGAAAAGtaattgaataaatgaatattagATTGTAGGGTTTGTTCAAATCTCACTGTAATTCACAGagacttttgtttttccaggtgTGAGTTGCGAAAAAGATGCAACGTTTTTGTACCACAGACTTGGAGATGAGGCCTTCCTGCCATGCACCAACCTGGATTCCCCATACTGCTCCTCCATCAAATGGACTTTCTACCAAACCAGTTCACTCAGTACACTCTACGAGAACACTGATGTGGTCAGCGAGGGGCGGGTGAGGGCGGACTCACCCATGTCCAGCCGCTTATCCGTCACATCCAACTGTTCCCTGAGCCTCCGTGACCTCACGGTCAACGACGCCGGCTCCTTCATCTGCATGAACCATGGAAAAACCATCGCTTACGtttacctctctctcctcaccatCACTTCACTGTCCACCATCAATGACCTGCAGCCTGGAGGAAACCTCAGCCTGAGCTGCGTCCTCTTCACTTTCTATGATACAGGGAGCTGCAATTCTTACTCCAGCTTCTTGATGCTGAGCTGGGTG
The Pempheris klunzingeri isolate RE-2024b chromosome 4, fPemKlu1.hap1, whole genome shotgun sequence genome window above contains:
- the kctd14 gene encoding BTB/POZ domain-containing protein KCTD14 isoform X1, producing MSLPDYKSSGKQSSPAVPQSPVVQLNVGGHMFTTSLSSLRKHPESKLAELFSSLPKLRTDAQGRHFIDRDGSHFGAILEFLRSDRLPTENIPEVYREALHYNIKPLVKRLEETPQLFGELVGRQQFLSRVPHYKENIEVLIRIARAEAIAARHSTIMICVLRTEEDLSFYDSAINSLEAVKESVVTFGPWKAVPLVKDLLDCVKMDIESQGYRVSIQPHIMEKSFLSRSYDFFYKLTFSWW
- the kctd14 gene encoding BTB/POZ domain-containing protein KCTD14 isoform X2 — encoded protein: MSLPDYKSSGKQSSPAVPSPVVQLNVGGHMFTTSLSSLRKHPESKLAELFSSLPKLRTDAQGRHFIDRDGSHFGAILEFLRSDRLPTENIPEVYREALHYNIKPLVKRLEETPQLFGELVGRQQFLSRVPHYKENIEVLIRIARAEAIAARHSTIMICVLRTEEDLSFYDSAINSLEAVKESVVTFGPWKAVPLVKDLLDCVKMDIESQGYRVSIQPHIMEKSFLSRSYDFFYKLTFSWW
- the LOC139200086 gene encoding uncharacterized protein; the protein is MTGTKSLMRVLLLTSLLLTGVSCEKDATFLYHRLGDEAFLPCTNLDSPYCSSIKWTFYQTSSLSTLYENTDVVSEGRVRADSPMSSRLSVTSNCSLSLRDLTVNDAGSFICMNHGKTIAYVYLSLLTITSLSTINDLQPGGNLSLSCVLFTFYDTGSCNSYSSFLMLSWVAEDGTSLPQNSRLKLTDHTRCSTTLTIRLLKEDNNRKWRCQVKTSENSTLVSQDFTSRFLFENPPTDLNLIPSATTNCKVQLPISRIVLCVALPVMVFIVGFFTWRGDRERAKTSAAGFELQEIK